A single window of Streptomyces sudanensis DNA harbors:
- the ectB gene encoding diaminobutyrate--2-oxoglutarate transaminase, translating to MSVFEALESEVRSYCRGWPTVFDRARGARLTDENGRTYLDFFAGAGSLNYGHNNPVLKRALLDYLERDGLTHGLDMATTAKRAFLEAFHELVLRPRDLPYKVMFPGPTGTNAVEAALKLARKVKGRESIVSFTNAFHGMSLGSLAVTGNAFKRAGAGVPLVHGTPMPFDHYLDGRVPDFLWFERLLEDSGSGLNRPAAVIVETVQGEGGVNVARPEWLRALADLCRRRDMLLIVDDIQMGCGRTGGFFSFEEAGITPDIVTVSKSISGYGLPMALCLFRPELDVWGPGEHNGTFRGNNPAFVTATAALGTYWADSSLERQTLARGEQVEQALLTICDENSADGAHYRGRGLVWGLEFAEEERAERICRRAFDLGLLLETSGPQSEVVKLLPPLTVTAEELDEGLRTLARAVRETAAP from the coding sequence CTGAGCGTCTTCGAGGCCCTGGAGTCGGAGGTGCGCAGCTACTGCCGCGGCTGGCCCACCGTGTTCGACCGCGCCCGGGGCGCCCGCCTCACCGACGAGAACGGCCGCACCTACCTGGACTTCTTCGCCGGCGCCGGCTCCCTCAACTACGGCCACAACAACCCGGTGCTGAAGCGCGCCCTCCTCGACTACCTGGAGCGCGACGGCCTCACCCACGGCCTCGACATGGCGACGACGGCGAAGCGCGCCTTCCTGGAGGCGTTCCACGAACTCGTGCTGCGCCCCCGCGACCTGCCGTACAAGGTGATGTTCCCCGGCCCGACCGGCACCAACGCCGTGGAGGCGGCGCTGAAGCTGGCCCGGAAGGTGAAGGGGCGCGAGTCGATCGTGTCGTTCACCAACGCCTTCCACGGCATGTCGCTCGGCTCGCTCGCCGTCACCGGCAACGCCTTCAAGCGGGCCGGCGCGGGCGTCCCGCTGGTGCACGGCACGCCGATGCCGTTCGACCACTACCTGGACGGGCGGGTGCCGGACTTCCTGTGGTTCGAGCGGCTCCTGGAGGACAGCGGCTCCGGACTCAACCGGCCGGCCGCCGTCATCGTCGAGACGGTCCAGGGCGAGGGCGGCGTCAACGTGGCCCGCCCCGAGTGGCTGCGGGCGCTGGCGGACCTGTGCCGCCGCCGCGACATGCTGCTGATCGTCGACGACATCCAGATGGGCTGCGGCCGCACCGGCGGCTTCTTCTCCTTCGAGGAGGCCGGCATCACGCCCGACATCGTCACGGTCTCCAAGTCCATCAGCGGCTACGGACTGCCGATGGCGCTCTGCCTGTTCAGGCCGGAGCTGGACGTGTGGGGACCGGGCGAGCACAACGGCACCTTCCGCGGCAACAACCCGGCCTTCGTCACCGCGACCGCCGCCCTCGGCACGTACTGGGCGGACAGCAGCCTGGAGCGGCAGACCCTCGCGCGGGGCGAACAGGTCGAGCAGGCACTGCTGACGATCTGCGACGAGAACTCCGCGGACGGCGCCCACTACCGCGGACGCGGTCTGGTGTGGGGCCTGGAGTTCGCCGAGGAGGAGCGGGCCGAGCGGATCTGCCGCCGGGCGTTCGACCTGGGGCTGCTGCTGGAGACGTCCGGTCCGCAGAGCGAGGTCGTGAAGCTGCTGCCGCCGCTGACCGTCACGGCCGAGGAGCTGGACGAGGGGCTGCGTACGCTGGCCCGGGCGGTGCGCGAGACCGCCGCCCCCTGA
- a CDS encoding TerD family protein produces MTPGSNLPLSAARVAVDVAAPVRLDVSGLLIGAQGKVRSDDDFVFYNQPSAPGVTHRSGDGAVPDAITVDTAAVPADVERIVVTASPDAAGQTFQGIEPTATVRDADSGAVLATFTPPRLGSETALVVVEVYRRGGAWKVRAVGQGYANGLAGIATDFGVTVEEPPAAPTSLLAAADVYKSAPEARARAGSAPVPPAPAAPAPAAGKINLDKGRVSLQKNQTVSLVKGGRPLLSQVRMGLGWEPAFRGRDIDLDASVIAYGPRRDHLDSCYFGKLAILGGAVRHSGDNLTGEGAGDDEVITVDLGRLPAEVTGLVFTVNSFSGQKFTQVAKAYCRLLDAATGEELVRFDLTGAEPQTGVLMCKLIRQFSGEWEMTAMGAFVKARTVRGMVRPAAEAL; encoded by the coding sequence ATGACCCCCGGCTCGAACCTGCCCCTGTCCGCCGCGCGCGTGGCGGTGGACGTCGCCGCCCCGGTCCGGCTCGACGTGTCGGGCCTGCTGATCGGCGCCCAGGGCAAGGTCCGCTCCGACGACGACTTCGTCTTCTACAACCAGCCGTCGGCCCCCGGCGTCACCCACCGGTCCGGCGACGGCGCGGTACCCGACGCGATCACGGTCGACACGGCCGCCGTCCCCGCCGACGTCGAGCGGATCGTCGTCACGGCGAGTCCCGACGCCGCGGGTCAGACGTTCCAGGGCATCGAGCCGACCGCGACGGTCCGCGACGCCGACTCCGGCGCCGTCCTGGCGACGTTCACGCCGCCCCGGCTCGGTTCGGAGACGGCGCTGGTCGTCGTCGAGGTGTACCGGCGCGGCGGCGCGTGGAAGGTCCGCGCGGTGGGCCAGGGGTACGCGAACGGGCTGGCGGGCATCGCGACCGACTTCGGCGTGACCGTCGAGGAGCCCCCGGCGGCACCGACGTCGTTGTTGGCAGCTGCAGATGTTTATAAGAGCGCCCCGGAGGCGCGGGCGCGGGCCGGTTCCGCGCCCGTCCCGCCGGCTCCGGCCGCCCCGGCCCCGGCGGCCGGGAAGATCAACCTGGACAAGGGCCGGGTGAGCCTCCAGAAGAACCAGACGGTCTCCCTGGTGAAGGGCGGGCGCCCGCTGCTCTCCCAGGTCAGGATGGGGCTGGGCTGGGAGCCCGCCTTCCGCGGCAGGGACATCGACCTGGACGCGTCCGTCATCGCGTACGGCCCGCGGCGGGACCACCTCGACAGCTGCTACTTCGGCAAGCTGGCCATCCTCGGCGGCGCGGTCCGCCACTCCGGCGACAACCTGACGGGCGAGGGCGCCGGCGACGACGAGGTCATCACCGTCGACCTGGGCCGGCTGCCCGCCGAGGTGACGGGCCTGGTCTTCACGGTGAACTCGTTCTCCGGCCAGAAGTTCACCCAGGTCGCGAAGGCGTACTGCAGGCTGCTGGACGCGGCGACCGGCGAGGAGCTGGTCCGCTTCGACCTGACGGGCGCCGAACCGCAGACGGGCGTCCTGATGTGCAAGCTGATCCGGCAGTTCTCCGGCGAGTGGGAGATGACCGCGATGGGCGCGTTCGTGAAGGCCCGCACGGTGCGCGGCATGGTCCGCCCGGCGGCGGAAGCCCTCTGA
- the thpD gene encoding ectoine hydroxylase encodes MAEDLYPTRGTAEVVTPRRDPVVWGPLDPELEAFERDGFLPVEDLLTDEEVAVYRAELDRLVADPAVRADERAVVEPRSRAVRSVFEVHRLSDVFAELVRDERVAGTARRILGSDVYVHQSRINVKPGFGASGFSWHSDFETWHAEDGLPRMRAVSVSIALTPNLDTNGGLMIMPGSHRTFLGCAGATPEDNYRRSLRMQDAGTPSDEALTRLADAHGIRLFTGRAGSATWFDCNAMHGSGDNITPYPRSNVFIVFNSVENTAVEPFAAPARRPEFVGARDFAPVR; translated from the coding sequence ATGGCGGAGGACCTGTACCCCACGCGCGGCACGGCCGAGGTGGTCACGCCCCGCCGCGACCCGGTCGTGTGGGGGCCGCTCGACCCGGAGCTGGAGGCGTTCGAACGGGACGGCTTCCTGCCGGTGGAGGACCTGCTGACGGACGAGGAGGTCGCCGTCTACCGGGCGGAGCTGGACCGCCTGGTCGCCGACCCGGCCGTACGGGCCGACGAGCGGGCGGTCGTCGAGCCCCGGTCGCGGGCGGTGCGGTCGGTGTTCGAGGTGCACCGGCTCAGCGACGTGTTCGCGGAGCTGGTGCGCGACGAGCGGGTCGCCGGCACGGCGCGCCGGATCCTCGGCTCGGACGTGTACGTCCACCAGTCGCGGATCAACGTGAAGCCGGGGTTCGGGGCGTCCGGGTTCTCCTGGCACTCGGACTTCGAGACCTGGCACGCGGAGGACGGGCTGCCGCGGATGCGGGCCGTGTCGGTGTCGATCGCGCTGACCCCCAACCTCGACACCAACGGCGGGCTGATGATCATGCCCGGGTCGCACCGGACGTTCCTGGGGTGCGCGGGGGCGACACCGGAGGACAACTACCGGAGGTCCCTGCGGATGCAGGACGCGGGCACCCCGTCGGACGAGGCCCTGACCCGGCTCGCGGACGCGCACGGCATCCGGCTGTTCACCGGCCGGGCGGGGTCGGCCACGTGGTTCGACTGCAACGCGATGCACGGCTCGGGCGACAACATCACGCCGTACCCGCGCAGCAACGTCTTCATCGTGTTCAACAGCGTGGAGAACACGGCGGTGGAGCCGTTCGCGGCTCCGGCGCGGCGGCCGGAGTTCGTCGGGGCGCGCGACTTCGCCCCGGTGCGGTGA
- the ectA gene encoding diaminobutyrate acetyltransferase: protein MTAAQADLARARHEFMESPRLEDGAAIWRMARDSGVLDLNSSYSYLLWCRDFAATSLVARGGDGEPVAFVTGYLRPDRPGTLVVWQVAVDHGHRGRGLAAALLDTLTDRLADRGVRTVEATVTPDNTASDRLFTSFAERRGAALEREVLFDGRLFPEGTHEPEVLYRIGPVDGTGRPD from the coding sequence ATGACCGCCGCACAAGCAGACCTTGCACGTGCCCGACACGAATTCATGGAAAGCCCTCGCCTCGAGGACGGGGCCGCGATCTGGCGGATGGCCCGCGACTCCGGGGTGCTGGACCTGAACTCCTCCTACAGCTACCTCCTGTGGTGCCGCGACTTCGCCGCCACCTCCCTCGTCGCACGCGGCGGGGACGGGGAGCCGGTCGCGTTCGTCACCGGCTACCTGCGGCCCGACCGCCCCGGGACCCTGGTCGTCTGGCAGGTCGCCGTCGACCACGGGCACCGCGGCCGCGGACTGGCCGCGGCCCTGCTGGACACGCTGACCGACCGGCTCGCCGACCGGGGCGTCCGCACCGTCGAGGCGACCGTCACCCCGGACAACACCGCCTCCGACCGGTTGTTCACCTCGTTCGCCGAGCGCCGCGGCGCCGCCCTGGAGCGCGAGGTCCTCTTCGACGGCCGGCTGTTCCCGGAGGGCACCCACGAACCCGAGGTGCTGTACCGCATCGGACCCGTCGACGGCACCGGCCGGCCGGACTGA
- a CDS encoding ectoine synthase: MIIRSLQEIEDTERHVRSASGTWESKRLVLAREKVGFSLHETVLYAGTETSMWYANHVEAVLCVEGEAELTDHETGEVHRIRPGTMYLLDGHERHTLRAETDFRCVCVFNPPVTGREDHDENGVYPLLTEED, from the coding sequence GTGATCATCCGATCGCTGCAGGAGATAGAGGACACCGAGCGCCATGTGCGGTCCGCGTCGGGGACGTGGGAGAGCAAGCGGCTGGTGCTCGCCCGCGAGAAGGTCGGCTTCTCCCTGCACGAGACGGTGCTGTACGCGGGCACGGAGACGTCCATGTGGTACGCGAACCACGTCGAGGCCGTGCTGTGCGTCGAGGGCGAGGCGGAGCTGACCGACCACGAGACGGGCGAGGTGCACCGGATCCGGCCCGGCACGATGTACCTCCTCGACGGGCACGAGCGGCACACCCTGCGCGCCGAGACCGACTTCCGCTGCGTGTGCGTCTTCAACCCGCCGGTGACGGGCCGGGAGGACCACGACGAGAACGGCGTCTACCCGCTGCTGACGGAGGAGGACTGA